Proteins found in one Aethina tumida isolate Nest 87 chromosome 1, icAetTumi1.1, whole genome shotgun sequence genomic segment:
- the LOC109607334 gene encoding A disintegrin and metalloproteinase with thrombospondin motifs adt-1-like, whose amino-acid sequence MYLLKFIVLLMAYLDVFIGVEVEAIHEYMNEPELAFYFQTSDASAVPDYELVYMPLVVPVREAIGEFEQPEEIDYSFSAFKRSIDLKLRKNENLMTPAFTTYIHRGEDELIYPRKPENCHYIHNNNGFVAAISICEPKSLHGLIFLDNTTLEIRPLNDRLQNILRQREALVGEMLESLEETIPHIVKRASFQSEFLNDVFPIAGNVFYENEQIYDINKESLSTFNKGKRDFFHFQTEAARGKPVGGLQLELALFFDEAAYKIFAPYLNYDDKKLQDLLLAYINGVQALYRHPSLGTTLELVLVRMDIMKKQPPKMPHYQGERSKLLDSFCAYQEKLNPAGDDNPGHWDMGLYVSGLDFYHIEKGRKSGVTMGLATVGGVCLDKYACVIAELGTTNVFGKPYPSAGFTSVYILAHEIGHNLGMHHDSSGNHCPKDGYIMSPSRGTNGETVWSTCSADVMAKLSWANCLTDWGTAGKGLDHSKFSDAPGRLYTAKKQCEILLRDKDAIVSPNQQLSTICYNLQCKTPHRSGYYFAGPALDGTQCGNKKSCYGGECVIREPVNPVKIIPGGWSPWKDGTCNSGCIEKSRGFQMKRRYCNNPTPVNTDEGCEGSSVEFGLCNDDKMCPSRSTIVEYASDKCKEFSKLLPELDKKGAGLQAPHEEARVWMGCAIFCRRADSGTFYTPRIELNDLGVSPYFPDGTWCHKAGSVNYYCLHHHCLPENFQFTKSSSVMKGIGEDIPISQNAHPHSMISPEIKSYLSLGADGKPLQKTLSPTDVKQPTDDMWETNDYIEVPELQDRYRLRSMEENLIR is encoded by the exons ATGTATCTACTGAAGTTTATAGTGTTGTTAATGGCATATTTGGATGTTTTTATTGGCGTTGAAGTGGAAGCAATTCATGAGTACATGAACGAACCTGAATTggctttttattttcaaacaagtGATGCATCGGCAGTACCAGATTATGAGCTGGTTTACATGCCTCTAGTGGTTCCCGTTCGAGAAGCTATTGGAGAGTTTGAACAACCAGAGGAGATCGACTACAGCTTTTCCGCTTTCAAAAG ATCAATTGActtaaaattgagaaaaaatgaaaatttgatgACACCTGCATTTACCACATACATACATCGAGGCGAAGATGAACTAATTTACCCTAGAAAACCAGAAAATTGCCATTATATTCACAATAATAATGGATTTGTAGCCGCCATCAGTATTTGTGAACCCAAATCTTTG cATGGCTTGATCTTCCTGGACAATACAACTTTGGAAATTCGTCCGCTAAACGATAGACTTCAGAACATCTTAAGACAAAGGGAAGCACTTGTAGGGGAAATGCTTGAAAGTTTAGAAGAAACAATTCCACATATTGTTAAAAGAGCATCATTTCAATCAGAGTTCTTAAATGATGTTTTCCCAATTGCCGGCaatgtattttatgaaaatgaacAAATCTACGACATCAACAAAGAAAGCTTGTCCACATTTAACAAAGGAAAACGCGATTTTTTCCATTTCCAAACCGAAGCAGCCAGAGGAAAACCTGTTGGAGGATTACAACTTGAGCTGGCGTTGTTCTTTGATGAGGCAgcttacaaaatatttgccCCTTATTTGAATTATGACGATAAAAAACTACAAGACTTACTCCTGGCTTATATCAATGGAGTACAAGCACTATATCGTCATCCAAGTTTAGGAACTACTTTAGAGTTAGTGCTCGTTCGAATGgatataatgaaaaaacaacCTCCAAAAATGCCCCATTATCAAGGAGAGCGATCTAAATTGCTAGACTCATTTTGTGCTTATCAAGAAAAGTTAAATCCAGCTGGTGATGATAATCCAGGACATTGGGATATGGGTCTTTATGTATCCGG TTTGGACTTTTATCACATTGAAAAAGGGAGGAAGAGCGGTGTGACTATGGGTCTCGCCACCGTTGGAGGTGTATGCTTGGACAAATATGCTTGTGTTATAGCTGAACTTGGAACAACCAATGTCTTTGGCAAGCCTTATCCAAGTGCCGGATTTACTAGTGTTTACATTCTTGCTCATGAAATTGGTCATAA ccTCGGCATGCACCATGACAGCAGCGGCAATCATTGTCCAAAAGATGGTTATATAATGTCGCCTTCAAGAGGTACCAATGGAGAAACAGTGTGGTCCACTTGTAGTGCTGACGTGATGGCTAAACTCAGCTGGGCTAATTGTTTAACCGATTGGGGCACTGCTGGTAAAGGTCTGGACCATTCGAAGTTCTCCGACGCGCCAGGACGTTTATACACAGCTAAGAAACAATGTGAAATCTTATTAAGAGACAAGGATGCTATAGTTTCTCCCAACCAACAACTCTCCACTATATGCTATAATTTGCAATGTAAAACACCTCACAGAAGTGGATATTACTTTGCTGGTCCAGCCTTGGATGGAACTCAGTgcggaaataaaaaatcatgctATGGTGGCGAATGTGTCATTAGAGAACCCGTTAATCCTGTTAAAATAATCCCAGGAGGTTGGAGTCCGTGGAAAGATGGAACTTGTAACTCTGGCTGCATTGAAAAATCTAGGGGATTTCAAATGAAACGCAGATATTGCAATAATCCAACCCCAGTCAATACCGACGAAGGCTGTGAAGGATCCAGTGTAGAGTTTGGTCTGTGCAACGACGATAAA ATGTGTCCATCCAGAAGTACTATTGTAGAGTATGCCTCTGACAAATGCAAGGAATTTTCTAAATTGCTCCCGGAGCTGGATAAGAAGGGAGCTGGACTGCAAGCACCACATGAAGAAG CTCGTGTTTGGATGGGATGTGCAATATTTTGCAGAAGGGCTGATTCTGGGACTTTTTACACTCCCAGGATTGAACTCAATGATTTGGGCGTATCCCCATATTTCCCTGATGGAACTTGGTGTCATAAAGCTGGTAgcgttaattattattgtcttcACCATCACTGCTTACCTGAg aatTTCCAATTCACCAAATCCTCTTCAGTTATGAAAGGAATTGGTGAAGATATTCCAATATCCCAAAATGCCCATCCTCATTCAATGATCTCTCCCGAAATTAAATCCTATTTATCACTTGGAGCTGATGGAAAACCCCTTCAGAAGACCTTAAGTCCCACAGATGTGAAACAACCAACTGACGACATGTGGGAAACTAACGATTACATTGAAGTCCCTGAGTTACAAGACAGATACAGGCTAAGAAGTATGGAAGAAAATTTGATACgatga
- the LOC109607414 gene encoding copper chaperone for superoxide dismutase, producing the protein MSSTKIEFAVQMTCGSCVAAVKKSLENVPGINDVVVDLEKNSVIVDSSLSTLEVQKKLEESGRKVAVRGFGGSVAGVSILESGEKDAKGVVRFIQATERAYIIDGTVDGLLPGGYEVSIHECGDISQGCQSVGDVYSPNNVDHPDYGKIGTVTAGQDGRATFRLENNVIKLSDIIGRSFVISQVSKEPKRVACGVVARSSGLFENPKTICACDGVTIWSEKIPPKSTL; encoded by the exons ATGTCTTCGACAAAAATAGAGTTCGCCGTGCAAATGACATGCGGCTCTTGTGTAGCTGCAGTGAAAAAATCTTTGGAGAATGTGCCCGGTATAAATGATGTTGTCGTCGACTTGGAAAAGAATTCGGTGATTGTGGACAGCAGTTTATCCACCTTGGAGGTACAGAAGAAATTAGAGGAGAGCGGTAGAAAAGTTGCGGTCAGAGGATTTGGGGGCAGTGTGGCTGGTGTATCAATTTTGGAAAGTGGCGAGAAAGATGCTAAAGGAGTGGTGAGATTTATACAGGCAACTGAACGTGCCTATATAATTGATGGTACTGTGGATGGATTATTACCAGGTGGTTATGAAGTTTCAATACATGAATGTGGAGATATTTCACAAG GTTGCCAAAGTGTGGGTGATGTATATTCTCCAAATAATGTTGACCATCCAGACTATGGTAAAATAGGAACTGTAACTGCAGGTCAGGATGGTAGAGCAACTTTCCGATTAGAAAACAATGTTATTAAGCTGAGTGACATAATTGGAAGGTCATTTGTGATATCTCAAGTATCAAAAGAACCAAAAAGAGTAGCTTGTGGAGTTGTTGCCAGATCATCAGGGCTTTTTGAAAATCCAAAGACAATTTGTGCATGTGATGGGGTAACTATATGGAGTGAGAAAATTCCTCCAAAGTCAACATTGTAA
- the LOC109607423 gene encoding centromere protein X has product MNEPTEDLSSTIITSFRHDIVKEALKTKFSNPKTKISDDALEIVCEISKALVLEAAYRSAKQASSENKTVVTVENVEAVLSQLMLDFF; this is encoded by the exons ATGAATGAACCAACAGAAGATCTTTCATCCACAATAATAACATCTTTTAGACAT GATATCGTAAAAGAGGcgctaaaaactaaattttctaatCCAAAAACCAAAATATCTGACGATGCCTTAGAAATAGTATGCGAAATTTCCAAAGCTCTTGTTTTAGAAGCTGCCTACAGATCTGCAAAACAAGCATCTTCAGAAAACAAAACTGTAGTAACAGTGGAGAATGTGGAAGCAGTATTATCACAATTG aTGTtggactttttttaa